A DNA window from Vanessa cardui chromosome 16, ilVanCard2.1, whole genome shotgun sequence contains the following coding sequences:
- the LOC124536370 gene encoding uncharacterized protein LOC124536370, translating into MGENGSFTLHSDHYFRLPYPICQKAPTIYTRPKKFRACDSGFCANDTNYTEDDCRKRSICSSTVTQLPVTFVSGTKRRRDNEAYIQSQDTKSVCPGNAIQSDKHSQNTRVPTAERLASENRSFTSLFSPTDTQSTQALSTPLVSAANFGNELPALRVEFRAKNLCSPEQVKLHSSISNIVRKPETNIKEIQSIIGQMNFASFVVPLGRLNYRQLQKLVITYLRWEVKSFKLNNESLAELQWWLQHLRDCSVIHEPHPTHYMVTDASDQGWGARINNVNLSGVCSKKEEKLHCNHKELLAILRAFEEYSPNLHYASVHLQCDNKTAVAYLRNEGGTKSQTLLDLTYKIFHLLHNWDISLTIHHIPGIYNAEADRLSRLRTHPEWHVLPQGTSPVFARWGTPVVDLFASNLARVVKRYCSLDCRDDQAEFHNALSQVWTYPLAWVFPPPFLIPKVLQHLHQCQGIFLIVAPRWEKVFWRADLKSRAIAAPWTIRNLPQVLIDISTGLPPQNVSKMVLEVWKCGGGMNN; encoded by the coding sequence ATGGGCGAAAATGGGAGCTTCACCTTACATTCTGACCATTATTTCCGGTTACCATATCCCATTTGTCAAAAAGCCCCCACTATTTACACCAGACCTAAAAAGTTCCGGGCATGCGACTCCGGTTTCTGCGCAAATGACACAAATTATACAGAAGATGATTGTCGAAAACGTTCTATCTGTAGTTCCACCGTCACCCAGCTTCCTGTCACGTTTGTTTCTGGTACCAAAAGGAGACGGGACAATGAGGCCTATATTCAATCTCAAGACACTAAATCAGTATGTCCTGGCAACGCCATTCAATCTGATAAACATTCACAAAATACCAGGGTTCCTACAGCCGAACGACTGGCTAGTGAAAATAGATCTTTCACAAGCTTATTTTCACCTACCGATACACAGAGCACACAAGCGCTTTCTACGCCTCTTGTATCAGCAGCAAATTTTGGAAATGAACTGCCTGCCCTTCGGGTTGAGTTCCGCGCCAAAAACCTTTGCAGCCCTGAGCAGGTAAAATTACATTCGTCAATAAGCAATATAGTAAGAAAACCAGAAAcgaatataaaagaaattcaaAGCATTATTGGACAAATGAATTTTGCCAGCTTCGTTGTTCCGCTGGGCAGGCTGAATTATCGACAGCTTCAGAAATTAGTAATAACATATCTCAGATGGGAAGTAAAGAGTTTCAAACTAAACAACGAATCACTAGCAGAACTTCAGTGGTGGCTTCAGCACCTTCGAGATTGCTCCGTAATTCACGAGCCTCATCCGACCCACTACATGGTTACCGACGCTTCAGACCAAGGCTGGGGAGCGAGGATAAACAATGTAAATCTCTCCGGTGTGTGTTCGAAAAAGGAAGAGAAGTTACACTGCAATCACAAAGAATTACTAGCCATACTCAGAGCGTTCGAAGAGTACAGTCCGAACCTACATTACGCATCTGTTCATCTACAATGCGACAACAAAACCGCTGTTGCATACTTACGCAACGAGGGCGGAACGAAATCACAAACCCTTCTGGATCtgacatacaaaatatttcatcttTTACACAATTGGGATATAAGCCTGACGATCCATCATATTCCCGGCATATACAACGCGGAGGCAGATCGACTGTCACGATTACGTACCCATCCGGAATGGCATGTTCTACCTCAAGGGACTTCACCTGTGTTTGCACGATGGGGGACTCCTGTAGTCGATCTGTTTGCGTCGAATCTCGCACGCGTAGTAAAGAGATACTGCTCACTGGATTGCCGGGACGATCAAGCGGAATTTCACAATGCATTATCCCAAGTATGGACTTATCCGTTGGCATGGGTGTTTCCTCCTCCGTTTTTGATACCCAAAGTTTTACAACATCTGCATCAATGTCAGGGTATATTCCTCATTGTAGCACCGAGATGGGAAAAGGTATTTTGGAGGGCCGATCTAAAAAGTCGAGCAATTGCAGCTCCTTGGACAATACGGAACCTTCCACAAGTGTTGATAGACATATCGACAGGCCTTCCTCCCCAGAATGTATCGAAGATGGTGCTGGAGGTTTGGAAATGTGGGGGTGGAATGAACAATTAA